The genomic stretch AATAGCATATCAGTCAATAAAACATTGGGTGCCTGAAGTTCCCTGTTAGCcttgttaatccacaaatatgtttcactgctCACAAATGATtccatcccaatctgtgtctcaccgactgcaatttgtacaaatacagtcacattcataaatacatgtttttggtttccATTGATATATCACggttttatgtgaaaataaattcatttgtttaaatttacgttgcaaatatttgtaaagtcgaagtctcgaatttaagatttatttgtaaattgttgaatctgcgtttgtggatcaagtcactcatgtgttttccgtgacgtgcatttgttcatttcctctcgcgggtttttggattttgagactttcctctcgcatttcacccgatccaaatacaaatgcatcctgatccacaaatgtggccagcagacGAACAACCTACCGCTTTTTATGAATGTGACTGtgtttgtacaaattgcagacagcgagacacagattgggatgtattcatttgtgaacagtgaaacatatttgtgacttgtgtttaatttgtggatgaacacttacgcatttgtaaagtattttgagactaatatCTCTCCATACCCCACAATGTCCTGACTGACTGGCTCCTTTTCATTCATGAGGACAGCTAAGTAAATCCTGTCTGTATAAATCTATATCAGTCCTACATTAACAATTGTACAAAAGGTACAGCATCCTGACTTGTGTGTTCAAAGAAGCTTTGTAAATTGCTGAGACATGGATACTGTTTCTTCATTCCAGGAAAACAAACCTCTATTAGAGACTGCAGGACCTCCAGCCTGTGTTGCTCCTGGGATCTGATAATAGCCACTTGCTACAGAGAACAGAAAACAATAATAAGAATCTATACCTGTCCATAAAACACTGCAAATGTTTCACACCCAAAAACTTGCCTCTTTCATGAGCACATCCTCCTTCTCCTCATAGTGGTCCAGAGCATTGGCGACTTCAGTCTTGAacctgtgagaaaaaaaaattacatttaaaccaAGCTTAAGAAAACAATGAAGAGAACGTTCTAAAATGAGACAAAGCCAGGAACAGCTTGTTGTACCTTTCAGCCTCTTCCTCTGTGATGATGAACTTCTCTTTCAGTTTGGGATCTGCTTTATTCTTCCACCAGAAAGAGTGGGTATGGGTGCGATGTTCTCGGCTGAAAGGAAACAGCAGGAGGTTCCTACAGTTAAAAGAACAGTTCagcaaacaataaaaatatactttATTTTTACCCTAAAAATGTTCAGTTATTGGTGTTTTCTTTAGCACTGCAATTACGTAATGGGGCTACACTAGTAACAAGTAAAAAGATTATAGCTATAAATTACCACTGTACAAAAATATGTGGTGCACAACATTGTTGTTAGCAAAATGTGCCTTGTAGCTCCAGAAGACAAAGAAGATAGCTGCAGACACCGTCTGATACTCAAAGCTCAAATGGGATGTGTGGGCATGTTAAGGAGATTATGCAACACATCTGCCATATGTGAATTCTAGTAAGTTATAATTTCAGACGTATCGCACGTGCTCATGTGCTCCAGGAGTCCTCCATGCAGAACAGTGACTCTTCCATCAGAGATGTGTTTCAGAACCTCCAGCCCGCAGCAGTAACAccagaacttcttttcatgtTCTGTAGCATCAAACTTCTCCACCTGAGGATGTTTAATGGTCCTACGCGCATCCTTCACCTGAACACAGAGCAAAGAGTTTAACCACAGAATATCCACAGCTGAGGAACATGATTATGGTGTCGTCATCACTGTGACGAACCTCATCCTTCTCTGAGAGGATTTCAGACAGTCAGCTCAGCTACAGGTGTCATCACTAAAAAATCTCTAAGAGCCTGTTTTGCTGGTTTTAATGTACACTACTTCTGCATGTTATAATACTTCTGCTTGTTTAAACCCCCACTAAGAACAAAATACAGCAAAGAAACAACATGGAACACTTTTTCTCATATTATTCTctattatttgtgttttaaaatccCAATTTAACTATCACAACCACCATTTGTACCTTGTAGTTCAACATTTTGTTCTTGAAATGGGAACAGAGGGTCATATGCCACATTGGACAGGTTCCTAAAGCATATGATTCACaccttacattttttttattattattttaaaataagcaaTACTTTGGCATCTGTTTATTCACCAAGAACACAGTCATTCTGTAAACGAGTTCACATACACATATTTCCAAACTATCATGTGACTGCATCTAGTATATTCAGTAAATGTCATTTGGTGAAACCATGGTATAAAGTGAAGGATAACGCTGTCTAGGGAAATTTCCAGACCTTATAAAAGCTTTGTGACATGCACATCACCATGGGCTCTTACGTACGACtgagttttagggccatggcACTGAAGAAAAAGACTCCGAGAGTAAAGTCAGAATTCTAAGAATAATGTCGTGGATATAATAACCTCACCTCACTGCACgtataatggggcagacacaacCACAGTTTAACGGAGGAATGCAGTATATTGCTGCAGTCATAATATTGTacagatttcaggaataaaaatcaatcaaattttatttatatagcgcttttcccAACAAAAAgtaatcacaaagcagctttacagagatccgggtccaagcctcctatgagcaagccaggggcaacagtggcaaggaaaaactccctcagcacacgagaaagaaaccttggaaagaaccaagactcatacggggaacccatcctcctcgggtcgacaccggagacacaacagagaacagtgttctctgCTACAGATGTAGCAGATACCAGATGTAACTCTGCTACATCTGGACCACACTGGGATTAGTACTTAAACCCAGAATCTGTTGTGCACGAACCCTTTATTCAGAAGAGGGAATGTAGTTTCACAGATACAATTAAAGAATCACAAATACGATTTAACTCCGGTgtgcccacgaggctccatcacATTACAGCGTATGGACttatacaataaactaaagccatATGCACTGCAGTCAGGGGCAGCACTGACAGGGTTATTCGTCATGTTGTGTGGatacgtttaataaataattatgctCACTGACTGCCTCTTTCACAACTCGATCTATGGcacacagacagagtgtgtctgcctacatattataataaacaataacCCATAAtagactttattctcagaattattctgacattattctcgaaatcatgaatgaatatgtatgcatatattattattaatttacaccccccctctctcagcACCATGTCTGTGGTTGTGTTTATTTACTACAAAAAGTATCACAAGTGAAACCGTCAATGTCATGGCTGATCGTTTTCGCCTTGAAGCTGCAGTGCTCCAGAGTTTCAGATGGGCAGATTCTGACAGCTAATTTATCTGACGTAATAAACCTAAGAAGCCAATCCCAACAACGTGCATAAGCACAATGAAGTTGACGTACTGAATGCCGGGGAAGGTGTAGAGTTACCTCTACCTCACTCTAAAAGCACTAGGGGATGTTATTCTTTCTGGAAAATAATGTTAGTCTCTCAACATTAAGACTTTTGACCCAGCGGCTGCTCAATAAAGCAGACTTTTAGTTTGTCCAGATAAATTACGCCCTAAAATCAAACCTGCTCATCCGAAAAAGAGCTGAAATACATTCCTATTTGACAGTCCTCAACTTTAACCAAGATATCTGGCTAACTGAGGTGTGCTTCGTGGAATACAGGAGGctacactgttccaccttaaaaagacacAGAATACAGTCTTAAGGCGGcgcgatttaaggtggaacgggtgCCTCGAACGAGAAGCTGGAGGGTTGTCTCACCTTTTCCAGGAATTTTACCAGAATTACTTTAAGTTTGCTCTGGTGACTTTTGCCGTGGATGTGTCCTTTTCCCGAGAAATCCGTTTGGCGACAGATATCACAATAAAACGCTCCCATTTTCACCGCCCAAACACAACATTACACAGAGACTACACCGCCTCAAAGCTCGCCTTAAATCTGTAGTGCCCCCTACTGGCCTGGAGAGACCATTAGGGACGCACCGTAGGGCTGAATGTTTCTGTACACTTGCTCCCACAACTTCTCATTGAGTTCGTTCTGTTTGCTGCAGAAACAGCTGTTCTGGGAAGGCTTGGTGCatgaacattgttgtgagggtcagatggcattcagctacacaaaattagtgaggtcatgtaGGCCTTCAAACAATTTCTAGTTCACAAACCCCACTGCGGCTTTTCATAATGTTTCagatgaagctccatcactACAGAGGATAGTAGTTTAGAATACTAACACCCAGTGCTGGGGGTTTTAAACCCCACTATCCAGAACAATAACACAAGTTGTGCAGGCACAGCTGAACTTCTTCACACAATCTAAGGGCTGTCTacaaacctatggacacacaaacactgcattgctgcaataatatatttatattcaaaataaatacacacgTGGCAAAAGTACACAGTACAACTTGGAAAATAAACACGTGGATAGAAAAATAACTAAAGCTACAGGCAGTCAACGTGCTCTTCAATGCAATTTTCATGCTCAAACTGGATCTTCTCAAAGGTTTGAGAGGCACCACAGGCAGATTACAACTCGAACAGAGCCTGGATCATGTctgcaaaagagagagagagaaaaaagaggtaTCATTTATATACACCTTCAAAAAAAACCATAATACTATTCCCCTCTATATGCTAACTTTGATTCACAGTAAATAGTAATTAGTGAGTGATTATTTAATGATATCAAATTAGTGAGTGGTGGATATATTCTTGTATATGTAAACTCGCATTTaatcctcacacactcattagGGGACCTCCTGAACTTAACATCATGGTTGGATTGAGACTTTGAGTCTCTATTTTTGGCACAATTTTAGATCACCAGCTTCTGTAAACACCGTGTCAAAAATCCAAatcaaaatgctccaaaatggctTGAAAATAGTCTTTATAATAGTTTATTTGCACTCCTCTCTGACCTGGGTAGTTCATGCTCCTCTTCAGCATCCTGAAGGAGTCtgcagtgagtgtgtggatCTCATTCCTCAGTCTCCTCCGGCCGTCCAGTGTCAGGTGCCACAGGCAGGACTTCCTCTTGCCCTCTCCGGTCACCTGCTGTGTCGTCTTCTTAAAGCTGTTGCTGAAGCACAGATTGTGGCGTATGGTGTTTTTCCAGCCATCAGGAGCAGTCAGGAAGAAAGGGAAGTGCTCTCTGGTGAAGATCCATGATAGAATAATTGTAGACTAATTTTTAAGAGAGTTTCCAGACTAACTGTCATTTTCAGCCTACACATAAATCTGTACTTAAAGATGAAGTCCATGAGTTTACAGTAACTAGCTATGTATTATCATTCAAAATGCGCAAAAAAAATGGAACCAGATATCTGAAACCTCAAAGCAGGGAAACATTGTTTTATGAATCATGGAGATTGTAAGGTAAAGGTTATTTGGAATTACATCTCCATGATGGATTTATGTACGCATCATCCACAGATGCTCTACCCACAAGTTGAGAGTAAGGATTCTGCAAGTtgcgttctgattggctatctgcctccttctacacgtCATGCCAGAATAGTTTGAGATTGGTCCTTTCGCGTCATAGTCAACATTCTTTTCCagtaccagactctccctagagcAGGGGTCGGCCACCTTTACCACTCagagagccatttggacccatttcacacagtaaagaaaacactgggagccacaaaacccttctgaatttttaaatgaaataacactgcgcataacaggtttttttttttttttgcctttgtgctatgtataaacaaactatactgtgttacatttatgaaaccagtgaacgactgcagagaaaatgaaataacatttcaactccgaaaaaaagacgttgtgttgacggttaagtaaaatgcTCAATGTTTATTTGAGTCGTTGtagtactgaaaaaaaaaaacgccgaacttaaattatccactggcagcaaacaaaaatgctctcctctctctgcgtgtcgtcattattttactggcgccgtgcgGTCAgcggtcaaaaagttcaagaaaccgcacactggcgggtgtcgtacgttggaagttgtgacgtgtattaagagcgacaaaaatattttaaatattaaaatattgtagatgttacaagatcgccataatcttcatagaattacattttgaaaatgaacgaactaaaataatacattttaattaaatactcaattattttcaaaagctgagccgcttcagagggatcaaagagccgcgggttgccgacccctgcccTAGAGTCTGCCAATGCGAGAATAATGTGCATGTTGGAAAATAAATGGGCTTGCAATATAGAGGCCCGTCCACTAGGGCGCACAACTATGACTACAGTATTAGTCATAGTTAtgattacacatttataataatatgttCTGCAGTTAAATACAATTAAAGATCCTTTAACTTTACTGACACTGTACTACGTTTAACAGTTCTGTTTTATGATGAATATACGGTCAGTTGATAAAGTGTGGTTGAGGGCCCATCTTTGTCACCACTGACCTTGTGAAGTTGTAGATCTGCTGGACATTCAGGCTGCCTGTTCGGCTGCTGCTCAGGGCCATGGCGATGAGGATGCAGTAGTTAACTGGAGGACGAGGCCAGGCTCCACACTTTAGGTTCCTGCTTTCCAGAATGATTCTCTGCAGCTTTCTGCTCTGTGCCTGACTCTGCCTTCGACAGGATGGCTTTTTAGGGGCTTGGGTCTTCCGAGTTGCCTTTACCTTACGGCAGACTGGCACATCCACAGAGGAGGTGTCATCGTCTGTTAGCTTGAGCAGCAGAGGTAcggataatttaaaaaaaaaaagtataaaatattttgatgGAAAAACTGATGAAAGCAACTATTCCAACAAtaagatttatatattttaatgtatacaAATACTGAGAGCTTAAGATCAAGTTTAGGATGAAATTTAAGTAttcaatttttaaaatgagaCCTTTGTGTGGGTATCTTTTATTGAAATGTACAGTATAGTGGTTTACATGTCAATACGAAATGGCAAAGGGGAAGGACTCCTTTCTAAGAGAAGACTGTAAATAGATTAAAACTAA from Hoplias malabaricus isolate fHopMal1 chromosome 2, fHopMal1.hap1, whole genome shotgun sequence encodes the following:
- the foxr1 gene encoding forkhead box protein R1, coding for MYLRLNSREKFLDLHLNTGLHDWDMNEEIKLTTTTDQFCQDDKRNEQYLAQWHYARISRTTATLDTNPRGSDCESIIQPSLWLMVNPKLACPIKYPNASKPSLPKLTVDTPLSSPAPSASLKNLHHLQFPETCLDESLHDTSLSSEYQLTDDDTSSVDVPVCRKVKATRKTQAPKKPSCRRQSQAQSRKLQRIILESRNLKCGAWPRPPVNYCILIAMALSSSRTGSLNVQQIYNFTREHFPFFLTAPDGWKNTIRHNLCFSNSFKKTTQQVTGEGKRKSCLWHLTLDGRRRLRNEIHTLTADSFRMLKRSMNYPDMIQALFEL